One Burkholderia cepacia genomic window carries:
- a CDS encoding APC family permease, with product MRSSADPHVASSTPAHHAGSLTIFQGAALYIGAVLGTGVIALPALAAEVAGPASLLAWAALVVLSGPLAATFAALGARYPDAGGVSTYARRAFGPKAAAVVGWCFYFAVPAGAPAAAMFAGAYVAAVTGGGHTTVVVTAAAMIATVSAANAFGVTVSGRMQLVLSALLVTLLLAAVLASAPHARTANLHPFAPHGWLAVGQAAALLVWSFAGWEAITHLAAEFRRPAHDMPRSAGIAVVVVGLLYLSVAAASVTVLGSSAGASGAPLAELIAGGIGGHAQVLAAAAALLLTLGTMNAYFAGAAKLGAALGRDGALPAWLAQGSQVGGVPRRSLGVIATLAALALAATTLSDVGPKPLVLVTSGCFVMVYGLGAAAALKLLPRGGIAYRCAWVSLVAVAGLFLTTGWYFVWPLLLAGAALLYLRVAGRGR from the coding sequence ATGCGTTCCTCGGCTGACCCGCACGTCGCGTCGTCAACTCCCGCTCATCACGCAGGCTCGCTGACGATTTTCCAGGGCGCCGCGCTCTATATCGGCGCGGTGCTCGGCACCGGCGTGATCGCGCTGCCCGCACTGGCCGCCGAGGTCGCGGGCCCTGCATCCCTGCTCGCGTGGGCCGCGCTGGTCGTGTTGTCCGGGCCGCTCGCAGCCACCTTCGCGGCACTCGGCGCGCGCTATCCCGATGCAGGCGGGGTTTCGACCTACGCCCGGCGCGCGTTCGGGCCGAAAGCCGCGGCAGTCGTCGGATGGTGCTTCTACTTCGCGGTACCGGCCGGCGCGCCGGCTGCCGCGATGTTCGCCGGCGCATACGTCGCGGCCGTCACGGGCGGCGGGCACACGACCGTCGTCGTTACCGCGGCCGCGATGATCGCGACCGTGTCGGCTGCGAATGCATTCGGTGTCACCGTTTCGGGCCGCATGCAGCTCGTGTTGTCGGCGTTGCTCGTCACGCTGCTGCTCGCGGCGGTGCTCGCCTCCGCGCCGCATGCGCGCACGGCGAATCTGCATCCGTTCGCACCGCACGGCTGGCTCGCGGTCGGCCAGGCCGCCGCACTGCTCGTGTGGAGTTTCGCGGGCTGGGAAGCGATCACGCATCTCGCGGCCGAGTTCCGCCGGCCCGCGCACGACATGCCGCGCTCGGCCGGAATCGCGGTCGTGGTGGTCGGGCTCCTGTATCTGTCGGTCGCCGCCGCGAGCGTGACGGTACTCGGCTCCTCGGCGGGCGCGTCCGGCGCGCCCCTCGCCGAACTGATCGCAGGCGGCATCGGCGGTCATGCACAGGTGCTGGCCGCCGCGGCCGCGCTGCTGCTCACGCTCGGCACGATGAACGCGTATTTCGCGGGTGCGGCCAAGCTCGGTGCGGCGCTCGGTCGCGACGGCGCATTACCCGCGTGGCTCGCGCAAGGCAGCCAGGTCGGCGGCGTCCCGCGCCGCAGCCTCGGCGTGATCGCCACGCTCGCGGCGCTTGCGCTGGCCGCGACGACGCTCTCGGACGTCGGGCCGAAACCGCTCGTACTCGTGACGTCCGGGTGTTTCGTGATGGTGTATGGGCTCGGTGCGGCCGCCGCACTGAAGTTGCTGCCGCGCGGCGGCATCGCTTACCGCTGCGCGTGGGTTTCGCTGGTTGCGGTTGCCGGGCTGTTCCTGACGACCGGGTGGTATTTCGTCTGGCCGCTGCTGCTAGCGGGCGCGGCGCTGCTCTATTTGCGGGTGGCCGGCCGCGGGCGTTGA
- a CDS encoding XRE family transcriptional regulator: protein MTTTTNRHIGGDFDAFLEEEGLLEAVTATAIKRVIAWQIGQEMKAQHITKTAMAARMKTSRAALNRLLDETDTSLTLATLASAATALGKRLSFELVPA, encoded by the coding sequence ATGACGACCACGACCAATCGCCACATCGGCGGTGACTTCGACGCTTTCCTCGAAGAGGAAGGCCTCCTCGAGGCGGTTACCGCCACCGCGATCAAGCGCGTGATCGCGTGGCAGATCGGGCAGGAAATGAAGGCGCAGCACATCACGAAAACCGCGATGGCCGCGCGGATGAAAACCAGCCGCGCCGCGCTCAACCGTCTGCTCGACGAAACCGACACGAGCCTCACGCTGGCGACGCTCGCGAGCGCGGCCACCGCGCTCGGCAAACGGCTCAGCTTCGAGCTGGTGCCGGCCTGA
- a CDS encoding type II toxin-antitoxin system RelE/ParE family toxin → MTRQLLQATLSVRFFSTAGGNEPVREWLKGLDQAERKAIGEEIKTVQLGWPLGMPLVRKMSKDLWEIRVTLPTRIARIFFTVVDDAMVLLHGFIKQSPTTPPDDLDVARSRLKAVSNGI, encoded by the coding sequence ATGACGAGGCAACTGTTACAGGCGACGTTGAGCGTGCGGTTCTTCAGCACGGCTGGCGGAAACGAACCGGTCCGCGAGTGGCTCAAGGGGCTCGATCAGGCGGAGCGGAAGGCGATCGGCGAGGAGATCAAGACCGTTCAACTCGGTTGGCCGCTCGGCATGCCGCTGGTCCGGAAGATGTCGAAGGATCTGTGGGAGATCCGGGTCACGCTTCCGACGCGAATCGCGCGAATCTTCTTCACCGTCGTCGACGATGCGATGGTCCTGTTACACGGGTTCATCAAGCAGTCGCCGACCACACCGCCGGACGATCTCGACGTCGCAAGGTCTCGACTGAAAGCAGTGAGCAACGGCATCTGA
- the pcaQ gene encoding pca operon transcription factor PcaQ, with the protein MNNRIADGRVKFRHLQCFLAVAQLGGVQKAAESLSITQPAVSKTIAELEAILGVKLFERGRQGAQPTREAQLFMPHANACVLALRQGVGLLAREGGAAAATLEIGMLPTVAASLAPALMKALAARWPRVVVRIATAANADLLERLKSGAIECAIGRLSEPERMIGLAFEQLYNEPLVAVVRAGHPLLSSAAPAAELARYPVVLPPFGTLIRQSAEQLLGACGAPPLDSFIEVLSVSVAHALALENDAVWFVPLYAAEYDLSAGALARLPLPSAGTDEPVGLILRTDAQPSPVARTLIDAVREIARARFGDGRPGEVSTRGRKRAPGTKATE; encoded by the coding sequence ATGAATAACCGTATCGCCGACGGCCGCGTCAAGTTCCGGCACCTGCAGTGCTTTCTCGCGGTCGCGCAGCTGGGCGGCGTGCAGAAGGCGGCGGAGAGCCTGTCGATCACGCAGCCGGCCGTCTCGAAGACGATCGCCGAACTGGAGGCGATCCTCGGCGTGAAGCTGTTCGAGCGCGGCCGGCAGGGCGCTCAGCCGACGCGCGAGGCGCAACTGTTCATGCCGCATGCGAACGCGTGCGTGCTGGCGCTGCGGCAGGGGGTCGGGCTGCTTGCGCGTGAGGGCGGAGCCGCCGCGGCGACGCTGGAAATCGGCATGCTGCCGACGGTCGCGGCATCGCTTGCGCCCGCGTTGATGAAGGCGCTCGCCGCGCGCTGGCCGCGCGTCGTCGTGCGGATCGCGACGGCCGCGAATGCCGATCTGCTCGAGCGGCTGAAGTCCGGCGCGATCGAGTGCGCGATCGGGCGGCTGTCGGAGCCGGAGCGGATGATCGGGCTCGCGTTCGAGCAGTTGTACAACGAGCCGCTCGTTGCCGTCGTGCGTGCCGGGCATCCGCTGCTTTCAAGCGCGGCACCGGCGGCCGAGCTCGCGCGCTATCCGGTCGTGCTGCCGCCGTTCGGCACGCTGATCCGCCAGTCGGCCGAGCAGCTGCTCGGCGCCTGCGGCGCGCCGCCGCTGGATTCGTTCATCGAAGTGCTGTCGGTATCGGTCGCGCACGCGCTGGCGCTCGAGAACGATGCGGTCTGGTTCGTGCCGCTCTATGCGGCCGAATACGACCTGTCGGCCGGGGCGCTGGCGCGCCTGCCGCTGCCGTCCGCGGGCACCGACGAGCCGGTCGGGCTCATCCTGCGCACCGATGCGCAGCCGTCGCCGGTCGCGCGGACGCTGATCGATGCGGTGCGGGAGATTGCGCGGGCACGGTTCGGTGACGGGCGGCCGGGGGAGGTATCAACACGTGGCCGCAAGCGGGCGCCCGGCACCAAGGCAACGGAATAG
- a CDS encoding helix-turn-helix domain-containing protein: MTETAQLIEMLKRQLKAQGMTYRDVARSLAVSETSVKRLFASGRFTLERVVEIAQLLGYTLAELVQEASASAPRLHVLTEQQEALLVSDDKLLLVAVCAINYWTVQDIVSAYQVTQAECVKYLLMLDRMNVVALLPGDRIRVRVARDFDWLPGGPIRRYFHAHALGDFLDSRFDGEGETMTFSQGMLTEAASAELELELRRLRSKAAALHAESSSAPLAQKHGTSLLIAKRMWEPAGFQALRRAA; this comes from the coding sequence ATGACCGAAACCGCCCAACTCATCGAAATGCTGAAGCGCCAGTTGAAGGCACAGGGCATGACCTACCGCGACGTCGCCCGTTCGCTCGCGGTGTCCGAGACGAGCGTGAAGCGGCTGTTCGCCAGCGGCCGCTTCACGCTGGAGCGTGTCGTGGAGATCGCCCAGCTGCTCGGCTATACGCTCGCCGAGCTCGTGCAGGAGGCTTCCGCGTCGGCGCCGAGGCTGCATGTGCTGACCGAGCAGCAGGAGGCGCTGCTCGTGTCGGACGACAAACTGCTGCTCGTTGCCGTCTGCGCGATCAACTACTGGACCGTGCAGGACATCGTGTCGGCCTATCAGGTGACCCAGGCCGAGTGCGTGAAATACCTGCTGATGCTCGACCGGATGAACGTCGTCGCGCTGTTGCCGGGCGACCGGATTCGCGTGCGCGTCGCGCGCGATTTCGACTGGCTGCCCGGCGGGCCGATCCGCCGTTATTTCCATGCGCACGCGCTCGGCGATTTTCTCGACAGCCGCTTCGACGGGGAGGGCGAGACGATGACGTTTTCGCAGGGGATGCTGACGGAGGCCGCCTCCGCGGAGCTCGAACTGGAGTTGCGCCGGCTGCGCAGCAAGGCGGCCGCGCTGCATGCGGAATCGTCGTCCGCTCCGCTCGCGCAGAAGCACGGGACGAGCTTGCTGATCGCGAAGCGGATGTGGGAGCCGGCCGGTTTCCAGGCACTGCGGCGGGCGGCGTGA
- a CDS encoding YebB family permuted papain-like enzyme — MTTRTETAATAPHRAAPRDARETDRALPLATVRTLAASAHVGDLVFIRLPVRLFREVADATGTWTNHVGIVVDTSGAEPVVAESTFPWAKLTPLTRFVQRSEGGRLALARLATPPTADEQRRMQAAAERRIGTLYDTGFNLRSRRQFCSRYVREVLGDATGIEVGDVETFSTLLARRPGAKLGFWRLWYFGRIPWARETVTPASLLRCGRLTLEFDGIVFDPRRA, encoded by the coding sequence ATGACCACCCGAACCGAAACCGCCGCAACCGCCCCGCATCGCGCCGCGCCGCGCGACGCCCGCGAAACCGATCGCGCGTTGCCGCTCGCGACCGTGCGCACGCTGGCCGCCAGCGCGCACGTCGGGGATCTCGTGTTCATCCGCTTGCCGGTGCGCCTGTTCCGCGAAGTGGCGGACGCGACGGGGACGTGGACCAACCACGTCGGGATCGTCGTCGACACGTCCGGCGCGGAACCCGTCGTCGCGGAGAGCACGTTTCCGTGGGCGAAGCTGACGCCGCTCACACGCTTCGTCCAGCGCTCCGAAGGCGGCCGCCTCGCGCTGGCGCGGCTCGCGACGCCGCCCACCGCTGACGAGCAGCGCCGGATGCAGGCCGCCGCCGAACGGCGGATCGGCACGCTGTACGACACCGGCTTCAACCTGCGCTCGCGGCGCCAGTTCTGCTCGCGCTACGTGCGCGAGGTGCTCGGCGACGCGACGGGCATCGAAGTCGGCGACGTCGAGACGTTCTCGACGCTGCTCGCGCGCCGCCCCGGCGCGAAGCTCGGCTTCTGGCGGCTGTGGTATTTCGGGCGCATTCCGTGGGCCCGCGAGACGGTCACGCCCGCGAGCCTGCTGCGCTGCGGCCGGCTGACGCTCGAATTCGACGGGATCGTGTTCGATCCGCGCCGCGCCTGA
- the pcaH gene encoding protocatechuate 3,4-dioxygenase subunit beta gives MDSPTILTPRDWPSHPAYVHPEYRSSVKRGPTRPLIPLKEKLRDQYAPVYGAEDLGALDHDLTKNAVKNGEPLGERMVVTGRVLDEGGKPVRNTLVEVWQANAAGRYVHKVDQHDAPLDPNFLGAGRCLTDDEGRYRFLTIKPGAYPWGNHPNAWRPNHIHFSLFGDYFGSRLVTQMYFPGDPLLAYDPIFQGTPEAARDRLISRFSMDITEEGYALGYEFDIVLRGRDATPMER, from the coding sequence ATGGATTCCCCCACGATCCTCACGCCGCGCGACTGGCCGTCGCATCCGGCCTATGTCCACCCCGAATACCGTTCGTCCGTGAAGCGCGGCCCGACCCGCCCGCTGATCCCGCTGAAGGAGAAGCTGCGCGACCAGTACGCGCCCGTCTACGGCGCCGAGGATCTCGGCGCGCTCGACCACGACCTGACGAAGAACGCCGTGAAGAACGGCGAGCCGCTCGGCGAGCGCATGGTCGTCACGGGCCGCGTGCTCGACGAAGGCGGCAAGCCCGTGCGCAACACGCTGGTCGAGGTGTGGCAGGCGAACGCGGCCGGCCGCTACGTGCACAAGGTCGACCAGCACGATGCGCCGCTCGACCCGAATTTCCTCGGCGCGGGCCGCTGCCTGACCGACGACGAAGGCCGCTACCGCTTCCTGACGATCAAGCCCGGCGCGTATCCGTGGGGCAACCATCCGAACGCGTGGCGCCCGAATCACATCCATTTCTCGCTGTTCGGCGATTACTTCGGCTCGCGTCTCGTCACGCAGATGTACTTCCCCGGCGACCCGCTGCTCGCGTACGACCCGATCTTCCAGGGCACGCCCGAGGCCGCGCGCGATCGCCTGATCTCGCGCTTCTCGATGGACATCACCGAAGAAGGCTATGCGCTCGGCTACGAATTCGACATCGTGCTGCGCGGCCGCGACGCTACCCCGATGGAGCGCTGA
- the pcaG gene encoding protocatechuate 3,4-dioxygenase subunit alpha: MTTLKQTPSQTVGPYFAYGLCPQQYDYDLKSLFTPTIAAAHAEGEHVLLVGQVFDGDGNVVGDAVLEFTQVDGAGRYPASRDDIAKSGFTGFARVGTGTDAQQRFVVETVKPGRIAAGEAPHINVTVMMRGILTHAFTRVYFDDEAAANAADPVLNAVPAERRATLVAKRDAQPGRPVVYRFDIRMQGPDETVFFDV, translated from the coding sequence ATGACGACGCTGAAGCAAACCCCTTCGCAGACGGTCGGCCCGTACTTCGCGTACGGCCTGTGCCCGCAGCAATACGACTACGACCTGAAGAGCCTGTTCACGCCGACGATCGCCGCCGCGCACGCCGAAGGCGAGCACGTGCTGCTGGTCGGCCAGGTGTTCGACGGCGACGGCAACGTCGTCGGCGACGCGGTGCTCGAATTCACGCAGGTGGACGGCGCGGGCCGCTACCCCGCGTCGCGCGACGACATCGCGAAATCCGGCTTCACGGGCTTCGCGCGGGTCGGCACCGGCACCGATGCGCAGCAGCGCTTCGTCGTCGAGACGGTGAAGCCGGGCCGCATCGCCGCCGGTGAAGCGCCGCACATCAACGTGACCGTGATGATGCGCGGGATCCTCACCCATGCGTTCACGCGCGTGTATTTCGACGACGAAGCCGCCGCGAACGCAGCCGACCCGGTGCTGAATGCGGTGCCCGCCGAGCGCCGCGCGACGCTCGTCGCGAAACGCGACGCGCAGCCGGGCCGCCCGGTCGTCTACCGCTTCGACATCCGCATGCAGGGGCCTGACGAAACGGTGTTCTTCGACGTCTGA
- a CDS encoding alpha-1,4-glucan--maltose-1-phosphate maltosyltransferase, translating to MTRPPSTTSGAPRIYCLPLAFALDRDAWLQCVGRAAEMGFSRILTTLAACGASLREPVEPLAAYADAARANGLALDLVIERQAARAAPSFAVDGAYADDPLPDPRRAPPVEASPPHAPAAPHDDDLAERLIALAGYGVAGFCLRGVDAMPIAQWSDCLGRVRAARPGTAFFAWTQGLPRARMIDAAARFDGVFLSSCWWDLRAAWLLDEHADLATSPCRIALAEDPFGGRALDAVPPRHRMLACQRALAVAFELGDGILVPAGMEFAWSAPVWRAIRTPADLSAAWQAAAFNLGHAIARGNARLARRAADRVDLDGGIELQRLAGPSAPIAVFARVPCDRRRREPLRIVAANISLSDTASLDAAGWSWHDCTHVQPLDDDDAPVGAPQPLDTVRLAPGEVRAWRATRPAPVAGRAARTHGDGHAADKAVRVAEDAVRAPRLFIDAITPAVDNGRFAVKCVAGEAVRVEADVVIDGHDVPSAVLLWRPIDAADWREVDMAPLGNDRWTAEFRPDRIGRYEFTIEAWRDPYVNWCREVGKKVDAGLDIALELREGALILADIARHAVTARARLALEHACRVDDALDAGHTLSALTAPTLADAVAAARFRPYVLRHLPPQPVDVEPALAGFASWYELFPRSQSNDPSRHGTFDDVIAHLPAIRAMGFDVLYFPPVHPIGTKHRKGRNNSKSAAPGDPGSPYAIGAEEGGHDALHPALGTFDDFRRLNEAAHAHGLALALDFAVQCSPDHPWLTSHSGWFAWRPDGSLHYAENPPKKYEDIVNVDFYTDDAMPGLWLALRDIVLFWIGHGVTLFRVDNPHTKPLPFWEWLIATVRADHPEVVFLSEAFTRPGMMYRLAKVGFSQSYTYFTWRHSKQEFIDYLGELTRPDIAAYFRPHFFVNTPDINPLFLQTSGRPGFLIRAALAALLSGLWGVYNGFELCESAALPGREEYLDSEKYQLRAWDWNRPGNIVREIAQLNRIRRAHPALHTHRGLTFHNAFDPHILYFAKTTPRRDDVVLAAINLDPFAAHEADFEVPLWEWGLADDAVLAAENLLDGTRFAFHGKRQHVRLAPDAPYAIWAVRPPDGEVSP from the coding sequence ATGACACGACCGCCAAGCACTACCAGCGGTGCCCCGCGCATCTACTGCCTGCCGCTTGCGTTCGCACTGGACCGCGACGCATGGCTGCAGTGCGTTGGCCGTGCCGCCGAGATGGGCTTCTCGCGCATCCTGACGACGCTCGCCGCGTGCGGCGCGTCCCTGCGCGAGCCTGTCGAGCCGCTCGCCGCTTACGCCGACGCCGCGCGCGCCAACGGCCTGGCGCTCGATCTCGTGATCGAGCGCCAGGCCGCTCGCGCTGCGCCGTCATTCGCCGTCGACGGCGCATACGCCGATGATCCCCTGCCCGACCCGCGCCGCGCGCCGCCGGTCGAGGCATCGCCGCCCCACGCGCCGGCTGCGCCGCATGACGACGACCTGGCCGAGCGCTTGATCGCCCTGGCCGGGTATGGCGTTGCCGGCTTCTGCCTGCGGGGCGTCGACGCGATGCCGATCGCGCAATGGTCGGACTGCCTGGGACGCGTGCGCGCCGCGCGGCCGGGCACCGCGTTTTTTGCATGGACGCAGGGCCTGCCTCGCGCGCGGATGATCGACGCCGCCGCCCGCTTTGACGGCGTGTTCCTGTCGTCGTGCTGGTGGGATTTGCGGGCCGCATGGCTGCTCGACGAGCATGCGGACCTGGCGACGAGCCCGTGCCGCATCGCGCTGGCCGAAGATCCTTTCGGCGGGCGCGCGCTCGACGCCGTGCCGCCCCGCCACCGCATGCTGGCGTGCCAGCGCGCACTCGCCGTCGCCTTCGAGCTCGGCGACGGCATCCTCGTGCCGGCCGGAATGGAGTTCGCGTGGTCCGCTCCGGTCTGGCGCGCCATTCGCACGCCCGCCGACTTGAGTGCCGCCTGGCAGGCCGCAGCGTTCAACCTCGGTCACGCCATCGCACGCGGGAACGCTCGCCTTGCGCGCCGGGCCGCCGACAGGGTGGACTTGGACGGCGGTATCGAGCTGCAACGCCTGGCCGGCCCGTCCGCGCCGATCGCGGTATTCGCGCGCGTGCCCTGCGACCGTCGGCGACGCGAGCCGCTACGGATCGTCGCCGCCAACATCAGCCTGTCGGACACCGCGTCGCTCGACGCGGCCGGCTGGTCGTGGCACGACTGCACGCATGTGCAGCCGCTCGACGACGACGACGCACCGGTCGGCGCACCGCAGCCGCTCGACACCGTGAGGCTGGCGCCCGGCGAGGTGCGCGCGTGGCGCGCCACGCGCCCGGCGCCGGTGGCCGGCCGCGCCGCGCGCACGCACGGCGACGGTCATGCCGCCGACAAGGCCGTGCGGGTCGCGGAAGACGCGGTGCGCGCACCGCGCCTGTTCATCGATGCGATCACGCCCGCCGTGGACAATGGCCGTTTCGCGGTCAAGTGCGTCGCCGGCGAAGCGGTCCGCGTCGAGGCCGACGTCGTCATCGACGGCCACGACGTGCCGTCGGCCGTGCTGCTCTGGCGCCCGATCGACGCGGCCGACTGGCGCGAAGTCGACATGGCGCCGCTCGGCAACGATCGCTGGACGGCCGAATTCCGGCCCGACCGGATCGGCCGCTACGAATTCACGATCGAGGCGTGGCGCGATCCCTACGTCAACTGGTGCCGCGAAGTCGGCAAGAAGGTCGATGCCGGGCTGGACATCGCGCTCGAACTGCGCGAAGGCGCGCTGATCCTTGCCGACATCGCGCGACATGCCGTCACCGCCCGCGCGCGGCTGGCGCTCGAGCATGCGTGCCGCGTCGACGATGCGCTCGATGCCGGCCACACGCTCTCGGCGCTGACGGCCCCGACGCTGGCCGACGCGGTGGCGGCGGCCCGCTTCCGCCCGTACGTCTTGCGCCACCTGCCGCCGCAGCCGGTCGACGTCGAGCCGGCGCTGGCCGGCTTCGCGAGCTGGTACGAGCTGTTCCCGCGTTCGCAGAGCAACGACCCGTCGCGTCACGGCACGTTCGACGACGTGATCGCGCACCTGCCGGCGATCCGCGCGATGGGCTTCGACGTGCTCTACTTTCCGCCGGTCCATCCGATCGGAACGAAGCACCGCAAGGGCCGCAACAACAGCAAGTCCGCGGCGCCCGGCGACCCCGGCAGCCCGTATGCGATCGGCGCCGAGGAAGGCGGCCACGACGCGCTGCACCCGGCGCTGGGCACGTTCGACGATTTCCGCCGCCTGAACGAGGCCGCGCACGCTCATGGCCTGGCCCTCGCGCTCGACTTCGCGGTGCAATGCTCGCCGGACCACCCGTGGCTCACGTCCCATTCCGGCTGGTTCGCGTGGCGGCCCGACGGCTCGCTGCACTATGCGGAGAACCCGCCGAAGAAGTACGAGGACATCGTCAACGTCGATTTCTATACCGACGACGCCATGCCGGGCCTGTGGCTCGCGCTGCGCGACATCGTGCTGTTCTGGATCGGGCACGGCGTCACGCTGTTTCGCGTCGACAATCCGCACACGAAGCCGCTGCCGTTCTGGGAATGGCTGATCGCGACGGTGCGCGCGGATCATCCCGAGGTGGTGTTCCTGAGCGAAGCGTTCACGCGGCCGGGGATGATGTATCGCCTCGCGAAAGTCGGCTTCTCGCAGTCGTATACGTACTTCACGTGGCGCCATTCGAAACAGGAGTTCATCGACTACCTGGGCGAGCTGACCCGGCCCGACATCGCCGCGTACTTCCGGCCGCATTTTTTCGTCAACACGCCCGACATCAATCCGCTGTTCCTGCAGACGAGCGGCCGGCCCGGCTTCCTGATCCGCGCCGCGCTCGCGGCGCTGCTCTCCGGGCTATGGGGCGTCTACAACGGTTTCGAATTGTGCGAATCGGCGGCACTGCCCGGCCGCGAGGAATATCTCGATTCCGAGAAGTACCAGCTGCGCGCGTGGGACTGGAACCGGCCCGGCAACATCGTGCGGGAGATCGCGCAGCTCAATCGCATCCGGCGCGCCCATCCGGCGCTGCACACGCATCGCGGGCTGACCTTCCACAACGCGTTCGACCCGCACATCCTTTACTTCGCCAAGACCACGCCGCGCCGCGACGACGTCGTGCTCGCGGCGATCAATCTCGACCCGTTCGCCGCGCACGAGGCCGACTTCGAGGTGCCGCTATGGGAATGGGGCCTCGCCGACGACGCCGTGCTGGCCGCGGAGAACCTGCTCGACGGCACGCGCTTCGCGTTCCACGGCAAGCGCCAGCACGTGCGGCTCGCGCCCGACGCGCCCTACGCGATCTGGGCCGTGCGCCCGCCTGACGGCGAGGTCTCACCATGA